The following proteins come from a genomic window of Lytechinus pictus isolate F3 Inbred chromosome 1, Lp3.0, whole genome shotgun sequence:
- the LOC129260236 gene encoding protein Wnt-9a-like, whose translation MKETAFLSAISSAGLVHAIAQGCSRGTLDRCSCDDVSFSAEANREAWKWGGCGDNLKYSQRFLKDFLKNRSSGSRDLRSKMEMHNSDLGIRTVKKRVDKVCKCHGISGACTTQTCWKQLGPFHSIGDELKQKYERSVQVILANRADGENQLVRRRQSRNEEKLYPDSPTSPGSGDLVFERTSPDFCTPSKYSVGTGGRTCDKVRTCNSICCGRGYNIRSVMVTRACQCRFHWCCDVICQRCTTLEEIHLCRA comes from the exons ATGAAAGAGACAGCGTTCCTCTCCGCCATCAGCTCAGCGGGTCTCGTTCACGCCATCGCCCAGGGCTGCAGTCGAGGGACGCTCGATCGATGCTCGTGTGACGATGTCAGCTTCAGTGCCGAGGCAAACAGGGAAGCGTGGAAATGGGGAGGGTGCGGCGATAACCTCAAGTACAGCCAAAGGTTCCTCAAAGATTTCTTGAAGAACAGATCTAGTGGAAGTAGGGATCTAAGAAGTAAGATGGAGATGCATAACAGCGACCTGGGAATAAGG ACTGTTAAAAAACGAGTCGACAAGGTCTGCAAATGTCACGGCATCTCAGGGGCATGCACCACGCAGACATGTTGGAAACAGCTTGGGCCTTTCCATAGCATCGGTGATGAGCTTAAACAGAAATATGAACGAAGTGTTCAGGTCATTCTTGCCAACCGCGCCGACGGTGAAAACCAGCTCGTCCGCAGACGACAGTCCCGTAATGAGGAGAAACTCTATCCCGATTCGCCGACCTCGCCGGGGTCTGGTGATCTCGTGTTCGAGAGAACGTCGCCGGATTTTTGCACGCCGAGTAAATATTCAGTTGGGACTGGAGGGCGAACTTGTGATAAGGTTAGGACTTGTAACAGCATTTGTTGTGGACGAGGCTACAATATTCGGAGCGTTATGGTGACACGCGCATGCCAGTGCAGATTCCATTGGTGCTGTGACGTCATTTGTCAGCGCTGCACGACACTCGAAGAGATACACCTTTGTAGAGCATAA